The proteins below come from a single Pandoraea apista genomic window:
- a CDS encoding LysR family transcriptional regulator encodes MGTNEIYTPDRLSGISAFVAAADAGSFSGAAQRLHLTRSAVAKRVGRLEARLGVRLFHRTTRNQHLTDEGQTFYQRCTKVLAELSEAENELSAGSQTPMGKLRVTMPVQIGRQCIAPVLLGLARTHPQLRLEMAFSDRRVDLIEEGYDLAVRSGHLDDTPGLKARSLGEQTMVLCASPAYLAERGTPQTPADLAAHERLMYGRNGSLYEWTALSMVHEARRAPRFVLDDLVTLVDAAEQGLGIICVPHWVAAHSLCTGRLQRLLTQVYAPATPLHLVWPDTRHPSPKLRAAIDALVDATRELLAAPACVMTPTP; translated from the coding sequence ATGGGAACCAATGAGATCTATACGCCAGACCGGCTATCAGGCATTTCCGCCTTCGTGGCCGCCGCCGATGCCGGTAGTTTTTCGGGCGCCGCACAACGGCTGCACCTGACACGCTCGGCCGTCGCCAAACGGGTGGGCCGGCTGGAAGCGCGGCTGGGCGTGCGCCTGTTTCATCGCACCACACGCAACCAGCATCTGACCGACGAGGGGCAGACCTTCTATCAACGCTGCACGAAGGTGCTGGCGGAGCTGTCGGAAGCCGAAAATGAACTGAGCGCCGGCTCGCAAACGCCGATGGGCAAGCTCCGGGTGACCATGCCGGTACAGATCGGCCGGCAGTGCATCGCCCCCGTCTTGCTGGGGCTGGCCCGCACCCACCCGCAGTTACGGTTGGAAATGGCGTTCAGCGACCGGCGAGTCGACCTGATCGAAGAAGGCTATGACCTCGCCGTGCGCAGTGGTCATCTCGACGACACGCCCGGGCTCAAGGCCCGTTCGCTGGGCGAACAAACGATGGTGCTATGCGCCTCGCCCGCGTATCTCGCCGAGCGCGGTACGCCACAGACCCCGGCTGACCTCGCCGCACACGAACGGTTGATGTACGGACGCAACGGCAGTCTCTATGAATGGACCGCGTTGTCGATGGTGCACGAAGCGCGCCGGGCACCGCGCTTCGTGCTCGACGACCTCGTCACGCTGGTCGACGCCGCAGAACAAGGACTCGGCATTATCTGTGTTCCGCATTGGGTCGCCGCGCACTCACTGTGCACCGGCAGACTTCAGCGATTGTTGACGCAGGTGTACGCGCCCGCCACGCCGCTGCATTTGGTCTGGCCCGACACGCGGCATCCGTCGCCGAAACTGCGCGCTGCCATCGACGCGCTGGTCGACGCCACACGCGAGTTGCTCGCTGCCCCCGCATGTGTCATGACGCCAACGCCGTAA